In one Aphelocoma coerulescens isolate FSJ_1873_10779 chromosome 20, UR_Acoe_1.0, whole genome shotgun sequence genomic region, the following are encoded:
- the LPIN3 gene encoding phosphatidate phosphatase LPIN3 has product MNYMGQLAESVFVTVKELYRDLNPATLSGCIDVVVVRQPDNSFKCSPFHVRFGKLGVLRSKEKVVDIEINGEPVDLHMKLGDNGEAFFVEESEEHEGSIPYFLRTSPIYKARSPKDAVQPSCELEATSAGLILRKRRRRKRRPQRKEVSELGSDSSDEAKSDMSMKKPCELPAPSDAACSSFADFLEETESLQPQEIHPHSDGELLRVDSFMLSHPSSPKSDSELEVRPQENFALGAESYMKWTWGKLPQVNKLVRVKPAKSTKMLPQKIAAATTISAALVPVDKATPLVATSEYLGRDSSPAGAKGIPHSLAMSLTEPTLAPQAGNRIFRLKDIFRAVRAKRFLRTYSNPQEKQKGDVSVVPEVQQDVEPCEGATAPRQSGSEGPKSQLERQRKQGSTKRNPHLGLSNICLEDLSKLDKKEVALYFPRSDTEQTLRPVTEPSNPLCVQLPSTLPANHPTDSDSMPTVALSLCGGLRGNRQISHEKFMEHMVSYQQFAENPRLISDPNLVIMINNKYYSWAVAGPIVLSLQAFQRNIPESIIDELVKEKMPKKNRRWWFSWRREFPTDGQQPRPGKASMGTLQPDPAQQRQEEKESSSDNESQHPGDVLSVEAPAQKPLPFYKTGKANMGMLQPDPAQQRQEEKESSSDNHLLHPEDVLAMEAPAQKHLPTYKKSLRLSSEQIGRLNLQDGPNEVAFSVTTQYQGTCRCEATIYLWNWNEKVVISDIDGTITKSDALGQILPQLGKDWTHRGIVKLFHKIHLNGYKFLYCSARAIGMAHITKGYLKWVSEQGCGLPMGPMLLSPSSLLSAFHREVIEKKPEVFKVTCLTDIRKLFATKCPFYAGFGNRPNDVYAYKQVGLPESRIFTVNPKGELIQELAKNQKSTFERLSELVEVFFPPVGQRRSASLVSPDCSHCACWRPPVPDVDLDGLDGLP; this is encoded by the exons ATGAACTACATGGGGCAGCTGGCTGAGAGCGTCTTTGTCACAGTGAAGGAGCTGTATCGGGATCTGAACCCCGCCACCCTGTCGGGCTGCATCGATGTGGTCGTGGTGAGGCAGCCCGACAACTCCTTCAAGTGCTCCCCATTTCACGTGCGCTTTGGGAAGCTGGGAGTGCTGCGCTCCAAGGAGAAGGTG GTTGACATTGAAATCAATGGGGAGCCTGTGGATCTACACATGAAGCTGGGAGACAATGGAGAGGCCTTCTTTGTTGAGGAGTCAGAAGAGCATGAG GGCAGCATCCCCTACTTCCTCCGCACATCCCCCATCTACAAGGCACGGAGCCCAAAGGATGCTGTTCAGCCCTCCTGTGAGCTGGAGGCTACCAGCGCTGGACTGATCCTGCGCAAGAGGAGGCGACGCAAGAGAAGGCCCCAGAGGAAGGAGGTGTCGGAGTTGGGTTCTGACAGCTCTGATGAGGCCAAAAGTGACATGTCCATGAAGAAGCCATGCGAGCTGCCAGCCCCAAG TGATGCAGCGTGTTCATCCTTTGCTGATTTCCTTGAGGAAACCGAGTCATTGCAACCCCAAGAGATACACCCACACTCCGATGGGGAGCTGCTCAGAGTGGACAG CTTCATGCTGAGCCATCCATCTTCTCCCAAAAGTGATTCTGAACTGGAGGTCAGACCACAGGAGAATTTTGCTCTAGGGGCTGAATCCTACATGAAGTGGACCTGGGGAAAGCTCCCTCAG GTGAATAAATTGGTGCGAGTTAAACCAGCCAAGTCCACAAAGATGCTGCCACAAAAGATTGCTGCAGCAACCACCATCTCTGCAGCACTAGTCCCAGTGGATAAGGCAACCCCTCTTGTTGCCACCTCTGAATATCTGGGAAGGGATTCAAGCCCAGCAGGAGCAAAGGGCATACCCCATTCCTTGGCTATGTCTCTTACTGAGCCAACGCTTGCACCCCAGGCTGGGAACAGAATCTTCAGGCTGAAGGACATCTTCCGTGCTGTCAGGGCAAAGAGATTTTTGAGGACCTACTCAAACCCACAAGAGAAACAGAAGGGAGATGTTAGTGTTGTGCCAGAGGTTCAGCAAGATGTGGAGCCCTGTGAGGGAGCCACTGCTCCTAGGCAGTCAGGCTCAGAAGGCCCCAAGTCCCAGCTGGAGAGGCAGAGGAAGCAAG GATCCACCAAAAGAAATCCTCACTTGGGTCTCAGTAACATTTGCCTGGAAGACCTCTCCAAGCTGGACAAGAAGGAGGTGGCTCTCTATTTCCCCAGGAG TGACACAGAGCAGACTTTGAGGCCTGTGACAGAGCCCAGCAACCCTCTGTGTGTCCAGCTGCCATCCACCTTGCCTGCCAACCACCCCACGGACTCTGACTCGATGCCCACAGTTGCCCTGTCACTGTGCGGGGGCCTCAGGGGCAACAGGCAGATCTCTCATG AGAAGTTCATGGAGCACATGGTTTCCTACCAGCAGTTTGCTGAGAATCCAAGGCTCATCAGTGACCCGAACCTGGTGATAATGATCAACAACAA GTATTACAGCTGGGCAGTGGCTGGTCCCAtagtcctgtccctgcaggctttCCAGAGGAACATTCCTGAG AGCATCATCGACGAACTGGTGAAGGAGAAGATGcccaagaaaaacagaaggtgGTGGTTCTCCTGGAGGAGAGAATTCCCAACAGATGGG cagcagccgagGCCAGGGAAAGCCAGCATGGGAACATTGCAGCCTGACCCTGCTCAGCAGAG gcaggaggaaaaggagtcATCCAGCGACAATGAGTCCCAGCACCCTGGGGATGTGTTGTCAGTGGAGGCCCCTGCTCAGAAACCTCTGCCATTCTACAAGACAGGGAAAGCCAACATGGGAATGCTGCAGCCTGACCCTGCTCAGCAGAG gcaggaggaaaaggagtcATCCAGTGACAATCATCTCCTGCACCCTGAGGATGTGTTGGCAATGGAGGCCCCTGCTCAGAAACATCTGCCAACCTACAAGAAATCCCTGCGGCTCTCCTCTGAACAAATT ggaaGGTTGAATCTGCAGGATGGCCCCAACGAGGTGGCATTCAGCGTGACGACTCAGTACCAGGGCACGTGCCGCTGTGAGGCCACCATCTACCTGTGGAACTGGAACGAAAAAGTGGTGATCTCAGACATCGATGGCACCATCACCAA ATCAGATGCTCTTGGACAGATCTTGCCGCAACTGGGTAAAGACTGGACTCATCGTGGGATTGTTAAACTCTTCCACAAAATCCACCT GAACGGCTACAAGTTCCTCTACTGCTCGGCCAGGGCTATTGGCATGGCCCACATCACCAAAGGCTACCTCAAATGGGTCAGTGAGCAAGGCTGTGGCCTCCCGATGGGCCCCATGCTGCTTTCCCCCAGTAGCCTCTTGTCTGCCTTCCACAG GGAGGTGATTGAGAAGAAGCCAGAGGTGTTCAAGGTCACCTGTTTGACAGACATCCGAAAACTGTTTGCCACGAAGTGTCCCTTCTATGCGGGTTTTGGGAACAGACCCAAT GATGTCTACGCTTACAAGCAAGTAGGGCTGCCAGAGAGCCGCATATTCACAGTAAACCCCAAGGGAGAGCTGATCCAGGAGCTCGCAAAGAACCAAAAGTCAAC CTTCGAGCGGCTGTCGGAGCTGGTGGAGGTTTTCTTCCCTCCTGTGGGGCAGAGGAGGAGCGCTAGTCTGGTGTCCCCAGACTGCAGCCACTGTGCCTGCTGGAGACCTCCAGTGCCTGATGTTGACTTAGATGGCTTAGATGGCTTGCCCTAA
- the EMILIN3 gene encoding EMILIN-3: MRRARALRRRGALLACLSLGTLLALADAKGAFYPPAAPLPYGGRYSLYTAGSSPQLGPGKPVGKHKSYCAYVVQRNVTCTLQDGAESYVKAEYHKCSWGPKCPGKVLYRTFFRPKYKIGYKTVTELSWRCCPGFMGEGCHDSPTDQPGLLPQHPSPKMPPGQKMFPMPRLPPYPKSHPDLFPGPKKNQYGRKLPGLFGDRLDRLEEEVRRLSQSYNSLHTMVSGLGDRLRLAIQEDTTKMIGSLMNSPGTPDSSVGFGIIPDGLVDVADKADIATYPPVGEILTKVTEVSDVLKTKADLLHEVRGMVLDHDGQIKHLLESARPSPLTSIDLLEEYVDTRLSNLRGELLDGFEKKLGKIQTTCDFRIQEVRQQCEEEKAANLRLQQTLDGKELEIKKEISQLETQIQGLTVVESCCSNLDYLTERMNILEKGLHSISESQKNLHSRLDGEISTVTLGNLFEGRFEDLEARLNATERETGSCCSGIEDSMRGTVVAEVDGMRTAFEDKMQTLEDRFMTIVGELNNVSSPMGMDGAVVPVLEGELASMRKRTDETLEVLQNRLITLESTCSLGCTSASKDVETFRTEIEDCQNKNQDLLLRMDSNYDLLRKLNATILEIQRRIEEEASGALQGEITLLKINLNTVSKSLTGLKDSVSQYSDTVTHVNSSLDEHERKIEDEVHSIQEKVNDQGSQLFFSNRRVLNLKGELERLKARIVSDLSSCKNVAHGLQQEVSHFDERVARVESACGRLGAITGSLDDIREELEKHTGSLWDYMDHMNGTLAAHTQEITGLKDNLLDCQAKVSELAEQVGHLEEKAERRQH, translated from the exons ATGCGGCGGGCGCGGGCGCTGCGCCGCCGCGGAGCGCTGCTCGCCTGCCTCTCCTTGGGGACGCTGCTGGCCCTCGCCGATGCCAAGGGTGCCTTCtacccccccgccgcccccctgcCCTACGGCGGCAGGTACAGCCTCTACACGGCCGGCTCCAGCCCGCAACTCGGCCCCGGCAAGCCCGTGGGCAAGCACAA GAGCTACTGTGCCTACGTGGTGCAGCGCAACGTGACGTGCACGCTGCAGGACGGGGCCGAGAGCTACGTCAAGGCCGAGTACCACAAGTGCAGCTGGGGACCCAAGTGCCCGGGGAAAGTGCT GTACCGTACCTTCTTCAGGCCCAAATACAAGATTGGATACAAGACAGTGACCGAGctgtcctggaggtgctgccCAGGCTTCATGGGAGAAGGGTGCCACGACAGCCCGACGGACCAGCCTGGCCTTCTGCCCCAGCATCCCAGCCCTAAAATGCCTCCCGGGCAAAAGATGTTCCCAATGCCCAGACTTCCTCCCTATCCCAAAAGCCACCCTGACCTGTTTCCAGGACCAAAGAAGAACCAATATG gcaggaagCTGCCCGGACTCTTCGGGGACCGCCTGGAtcggctggaggaggaggtgaggcgCCTTTCCCAGTCCTACAACAGCCTGCACACCATGGTGAGTGGGCTGGGAGACCGCCTGCGGTTGGCCATCCAGGAGGACACCACCAAGATGATAGGCTCCCTGATGAACAGCCCAGGCACACCAGACTCATCCGTGGGCTTCGGCATCATCCCCGACGGCCTGGTGGATGTGGCGGACAAAGCCGACATCGCCACGTACCCTCCCGTGGGGGAGATCCTGACCAAAGTGACGGAGGTGAGCGACGTGCTGAAAACCAAGGCAGATCTGCTGCATGAGGTTCGGGGCATGGTCCTGGACCACGACGGGCAGATCAAGCACCTGCTGGAGtccgcccggccctcgccccTCACCTCCATCGACCTGCTGGAGGAGTATGTGGACACGAGGCTGAGCAACCTGCGTGGAGAGCTGCTTGATGGCTTCGAGAAGAAGCTGGGCAAGATCCAGACCACGTGCGATTTCCGCATCCAAGAGGTGCGGCAGCAGTGCGAGGAGGAGAAAGCTGCCAACCTGCGGCTGCAGCAGACACTGgatgggaaggagctggagatcAAGAAAGAGATCTCCCAGCTGGAGACCCAGATCCAAGGGCTGACAGTGGTGGAAAGCTGCTGCAGCAACCTGGACTACCTCACTGAGCGCATGAACATCCTTGAGAAAGGCCTTCACAGCATCTCTGAGTCCCAGAAGAACCTGCACTCACGCCTGGATGGAGAAATCTCCACTGTCACCCTAGGGAACCTCTTTGAAGGGCGCTTCGAGGACCTGGAAGCCAGACTCAATGCTACAGAGAGGGAAacggggagctgctgctctggtaTAGAGGACAGCATGAGAGGCACGGTGGTGGCAGAGGTGGATGGCATGAGGACTGCCTTTGAAGACAAAATGCAGACTCTGGAGGACAGGTTCATGACCATAGTGGGGGAGCTGAACAATGTCAGTTCTCCCATGGGAATGGATGGAGCAGTAGTGCCCGTGCTGGAAGGGGAGCTTGCCAGCATGAGGAAACGGACGGATGAGACACTGGAGGTGCTGCAGAATCGCCTCATCACGCTGGAGAGCACTTGCTCCTTGGGCTGCACCTCGGCCTCGAAAGATGTGGAGACCTTCCGGACAGAGATTGAGGATTGCCAGAACAAGAACCAGGACCTGCTCCTCCGGATGGACAGCAACTACGACCTCTTGCGCAAGCTGAACGCCACCATCCTGGAGATCCAGCGGCGAATCGAGGAGGAAGCATCGGGGGCTTTGCAAGGGGAGATCACTTTGCTAAAGATCAACCTGAACACCGTGAGCAAGTCTCTGACAGGGCTCAAGGACTCTGTCTCCCAGTACTCAGACACCGTGACGCATGTCAACTCCTCACTGGATGAGCACGAGCGGAAGATTGAGGATGAGGTCCACTCCATCCAGGAGAAAGTCAACGACCAAGGCTCCCAGCTTTTCTTCAGCAACCGCCGTGTCCTGAACCTCAAGGGAGAACTGGAGCGACTCAAAGCCAGGATTGTCAGCGACCTGAGCTCCTGCAAGAATGTGGCCCATGGCCTGCAGCAGGAGGTCTCTCACTTCGACGAGCGGGTGGCGCGGGTGGAGAGCGCCTGCGGCAGGCTGGGGGCCATCACCGGCAGCCTGGACGACAtcagggaggagctggagaaacaCACGGGCAGTCTGTGGGACTACATGGACCACATGAACGGGACACTGGCTGCCCACACTCAGGAAATAACAGGACTGAAGGACAACCTCCTTGACTGCCAAGCCAAAGTCTCTGAGCTGGCAGAACAGGTCGGGCACTTGGAAGAGAAGGCAGAGAGGAGGCAGCATTAG